The Candidatus Edwardsbacteria bacterium genome has a segment encoding these proteins:
- a CDS encoding TetR/AcrR family transcriptional regulator: MPKPKTRKPTETRKKEIVATAQKFMMERGVYAITLKNIACLNGISEAAVYRHFKSKRDILAAIIDDVEVKMMEAFDQAVVRDSDPFKKLKDIMRSHLIFTEKRKGGLFVITSECIHLNDDQLRKKILKVIDNYTNRIGGLLNEARSRGLVQPEMGIKDASLMFYGLIQTAATDFALRNYDVPPISKFEHLWRFFCNGINYCKDGAN; encoded by the coding sequence ATGCCGAAGCCCAAGACCCGCAAACCAACAGAGACCAGAAAGAAGGAGATCGTGGCCACCGCCCAGAAATTCATGATGGAGCGGGGGGTTTACGCTATCACTCTTAAGAATATCGCCTGCCTTAACGGGATATCCGAAGCGGCAGTATACCGGCATTTCAAGAGCAAGCGGGATATACTGGCAGCCATCATTGACGATGTGGAGGTCAAAATGATGGAAGCCTTTGACCAGGCGGTGGTCCGGGACTCCGATCCCTTCAAAAAACTGAAGGATATCATGAGGTCCCATCTAATTTTTACCGAGAAGAGGAAAGGGGGCCTGTTCGTCATCACCTCGGAATGCATCCATCTGAATGATGATCAGTTAAGGAAAAAGATACTGAAGGTGATAGACAACTATACAAACCGCATCGGGGGGCTGCTTAACGAGGCCCGATCCAGGGGCCTGGTCCAGCCGGAGATGGGCATCAAGGATGCCAGCCTGATGTTTTACGGGCTGATCCAGACCGCGGCCACCGATTTTGCCCTGCGGAACTACGATGTTCCGCCCATCAGCAAATTCGAACATCTGTGGCGTTTCTTTTGCAACGGGATCAATTATTGTAAGGATGGCGCTAATTGA
- a CDS encoding nitroreductase family protein yields the protein MPSNKMPSHHGIKEEIRATYPNPTLKLLIERGSCRNFTGKKIPPRIMDHILRAGIHSATGGNLQPYSIIKIDKAGTNKKLAEMCQQPFIGQAPVNLLFCIDWRRLERWAKLEGAPFTAHNSFRHFWISIQDTMICAQNICTAADSLGLGSVYIGTVMEFFPTLKKMFKLPKGVFPVVLLTMGYPKIKPKPRKKLTPSAVVHNEKYSELADASLLKAFSDKYPEVKIEITPERLKRFEKVCLKVGGRKFADKCLGRVKKQGYFSPVQRYFGLHYVADLMAQGNDRFLKQFENFGFGWFRDFKLKGGR from the coding sequence ATGCCAAGCAACAAAATGCCGTCTCATCATGGCATTAAGGAAGAGATCAGGGCCACATATCCCAACCCTACCCTCAAACTGCTGATAGAGCGGGGAAGCTGCCGGAATTTCACCGGTAAAAAGATCCCGCCCAGGATCATGGATCATATATTAAGGGCCGGGATTCACTCCGCCACCGGCGGCAACCTGCAGCCCTATTCGATCATAAAAATAGACAAGGCCGGGACCAATAAAAAACTGGCCGAAATGTGCCAGCAGCCCTTTATAGGGCAGGCTCCGGTCAACCTGTTGTTCTGCATAGATTGGCGGCGCCTGGAACGGTGGGCCAAACTGGAGGGCGCGCCGTTTACCGCCCATAACTCCTTCCGTCATTTCTGGATATCCATTCAAGACACCATGATCTGCGCCCAGAATATCTGCACGGCGGCCGATTCCCTGGGCCTGGGGTCGGTGTACATCGGGACGGTGATGGAGTTTTTCCCGACGCTGAAAAAAATGTTCAAGCTCCCGAAAGGGGTGTTTCCGGTGGTCCTGTTGACCATGGGCTATCCCAAGATCAAACCGAAACCCAGGAAGAAACTTACCCCTTCGGCGGTGGTGCATAACGAAAAATATTCAGAACTGGCGGATGCTTCATTACTGAAGGCTTTTAGCGATAAATATCCGGAGGTAAAAATCGAAATAACCCCCGAGCGCTTGAAGCGGTTCGAAAAAGTCTGTCTAAAGGTGGGGGGCAGGAAGTTTGCGGATAAATGCCTGGGCCGGGTCAAAAAACAGGGATATTTCAGCCCGGTGCAGCGCTATTTCGGGTTGCACTACGTGGCCGATCTGATGGCCCAGGGGAATGACCGTTTTCTAAAGCAATTTGAAAACTTCGGGTTCGGGTGGTTCCGTGATTTCAAGCTGAAGGGCGGGAGATGA
- a CDS encoding M6 family metalloprotease domain-containing protein yields the protein MKTVMSALLFLFALTNLSWAMPPLEGIKEPEALKAMRLKGMDSPKRGLLQQLIAKGGEAKISGSRSYPVILGYFTDLAATNTQAEFQAMLFNRGTGVKSVNNYYRDMSYNAMSCSGKVDNWRTSNNTVAYYTQGTYYGMKNGTTQNTYEFINKVLVHADSFTNFADANFDQDHDGYVDVLWVVHAGKGAEEGVTTIWSHSFYLTGFTGGTYYTTKDISPYTGTAVRINDYIIMPERTNYADGNSGTTEMIGAGVFCHEFGHALGLPDLYDTGDSGPGIGNWSIMAGGSWGGNGITNATPVQMDVWCKRFLGWITPLNITKNQGFSFSATLSDSHHTTARLSKLGSMATAQFWLIEDRRSVATGPVSGVAWDQYIYSSGLAIYHIDSTYTTTTYLNANTVNASNTRAYGVALEETDQTSASYTSELYNGTNQGDAADMWNSTTQANFDSTGTAYPITYLNDGTSRSGTAVRKIPAAGKGGDFSKAMFCTLYVIPGQPPVQAVELSYFTGTISGNKPLLSWRTESEYYCSQWEISRTKDSEGEYKLLAKIPGSLTSNQPQEYSYTDESLSEGGSYYYLLTEVDVNGEKTPFGPVNIVVSSFVKRSELALLPCYPNPSRGGVTFRYSLPQEGYVAIKIFNILGQEVRTIHVGHSQSGPNAVPWDGRDNKANFLPNGIYLYQLVYGNQRVTRKLSILK from the coding sequence ATGAAAACAGTAATGTCTGCTTTGCTGTTTTTGTTTGCTTTGACTAATTTATCCTGGGCTATGCCCCCACTGGAGGGGATCAAGGAACCAGAGGCCTTAAAGGCTATGCGGCTGAAAGGAATGGACAGTCCCAAGCGTGGCTTGCTTCAGCAATTGATAGCCAAGGGCGGCGAGGCCAAGATCTCGGGCAGCCGCAGTTATCCGGTGATACTGGGATATTTCACCGACCTGGCGGCCACCAACACCCAGGCCGAGTTTCAGGCCATGCTGTTCAACCGGGGCACAGGGGTCAAGTCGGTCAACAATTATTACCGGGATATGTCCTACAACGCCATGAGCTGTTCCGGTAAGGTGGACAACTGGCGCACCAGCAACAACACGGTTGCTTATTATACCCAGGGAACCTATTATGGTATGAAAAACGGCACCACCCAGAACACATATGAGTTTATAAACAAAGTATTGGTTCATGCCGATTCATTCACTAACTTTGCCGACGCCAATTTTGATCAAGACCACGACGGTTATGTTGACGTGCTGTGGGTGGTTCATGCCGGCAAAGGGGCCGAAGAGGGTGTCACAACCATCTGGTCCCACAGCTTTTATCTGACAGGATTCACCGGGGGTACTTATTACACCACCAAAGATATCAGCCCCTACACCGGCACTGCGGTGCGGATAAATGACTATATCATAATGCCCGAGCGTACCAATTACGCCGATGGCAACAGCGGAACCACCGAAATGATCGGGGCTGGTGTTTTCTGCCACGAGTTTGGGCATGCCCTGGGACTGCCGGATCTTTACGACACAGGAGACAGCGGACCGGGGATCGGTAATTGGTCCATCATGGCAGGCGGCAGCTGGGGCGGCAATGGCATCACCAACGCCACTCCGGTCCAGATGGACGTCTGGTGCAAGCGCTTTTTGGGCTGGATCACGCCCTTGAATATCACCAAAAACCAGGGTTTTTCTTTCAGCGCCACCCTGTCCGATTCCCATCACACTACCGCCCGGCTTTCAAAACTTGGCAGCATGGCCACCGCTCAGTTCTGGCTTATTGAGGACCGCCGTTCGGTGGCCACCGGCCCGGTGAGCGGAGTGGCTTGGGATCAGTATATTTACAGTTCCGGACTGGCAATTTACCATATCGACAGCACCTATACTACCACCACCTATCTGAATGCCAATACCGTCAACGCTTCAAATACCCGGGCCTACGGCGTGGCATTGGAGGAAACCGACCAGACCTCGGCCAGCTATACCTCGGAGCTGTACAACGGCACCAACCAGGGCGATGCGGCCGACATGTGGAACAGCACCACCCAGGCCAATTTCGACAGCACCGGCACGGCATATCCAATTACTTACTTAAACGACGGGACCAGCCGTTCCGGTACCGCGGTCCGCAAGATACCGGCGGCGGGCAAGGGAGGGGATTTCAGCAAGGCCATGTTTTGCACCTTGTATGTGATACCGGGGCAGCCGCCGGTTCAAGCCGTGGAACTGAGCTATTTTACCGGTACGATCTCCGGCAATAAGCCCTTGCTATCATGGCGAACCGAGAGCGAGTATTACTGTTCACAGTGGGAGATATCCCGGACCAAGGATTCTGAGGGGGAATACAAACTGCTGGCCAAGATACCCGGTAGTTTGACCTCCAACCAGCCTCAGGAATACAGTTATACCGATGAAAGCCTGTCGGAGGGAGGGAGCTATTATTACCTGCTTACGGAGGTGGATGTCAACGGCGAAAAAACACCCTTCGGACCGGTGAATATCGTGGTTTCGTCCTTTGTGAAAAGATCGGAACTGGCGTTACTGCCCTGCTATCCCAATCCCAGCCGGGGTGGTGTAACGTTCAGATATTCCTTGCCGCAAGAGGGGTATGTGGCCATCAAGATTTTCAACATTCTGGGGCAGGAGGTTAGAACGATTCATGTTGGCCACAGCCAGTCTGGCCCTAATGCTGTGCCCTGGGATGGCAGGGATAATAAAGCAAACTTTCTGCCCAACGGGATTTACCTATATCAGTTGGTTTATGGCAATCAAAGGGTCACCCGGAAGCTGAGCATTCTTAAGTAA
- the arfB gene encoding alternative ribosome rescue aminoacyl-tRNA hydrolase ArfB, with protein MSFSEIKPDSSDIEYHFVRSSGPGGQNVNKVATAVQLRFDIVRTRALTEAVKQGIFKLAGNRINARGILIIDARKYRTQERNKQDAFDRLRALILRASASPKKRVATRPSYRSKLKRLEGKHLQGLKKDGRRKPAPVD; from the coding sequence ATGTCCTTTAGCGAGATCAAACCGGATAGCAGTGATATCGAATATCATTTTGTCCGCAGCTCCGGACCGGGCGGGCAGAACGTCAACAAGGTCGCCACAGCGGTCCAGCTGAGATTCGACATTGTCCGCACCCGGGCCTTGACCGAGGCGGTGAAACAGGGGATCTTCAAGCTGGCCGGGAACCGGATCAATGCCCGGGGTATCCTAATAATTGATGCCCGCAAGTACCGCACCCAGGAGCGCAACAAACAGGACGCCTTTGACCGTCTGCGGGCCCTGATCCTGAGGGCATCAGCCAGCCCTAAAAAAAGGGTGGCTACCAGGCCCAGCTATCGATCCAAGCTGAAACGGCTGGAGGGGAAACATCTTCAGGGGCTTAAAAAGGACGGCCGGAGAAAACCCGCCCCGGTCGATTGA
- a CDS encoding sodium:calcium antiporter has product MFLIWFKLVLLVAVIVLAGSRLSRYGDILGEKLGLSGSWIGVVLLAAVTSLPELFSGISSSALVRQPDLALGNIYGACVMNLVVVAVISTLHTEGPISARVGREQSLSAALGIIAVALSGIGLFVSRRILPISLFDVGLFSFAIFIFYLVAQQMIFRHEKENPSQRGEVQYSHITLRGAVIRFCLAAAVIVAAGLYLPMVADELAGVMGWGRSFVGTVFMSLATTSPELVVSISALRMGQAGMALGNLFGSCIFNISLIFIDDIFYHGAIMADASPTHIFTAFLTLAMMGVALTGLLFPAKRKGLIKVGWDAAVIFGLYLLGIYVIFKMGLTLG; this is encoded by the coding sequence ATGTTTTTAATTTGGTTCAAACTGGTATTGCTGGTAGCCGTGATCGTCCTCGCCGGCTCCAGACTGTCGCGCTACGGCGACATTTTGGGCGAGAAGCTGGGGCTTTCTGGCAGCTGGATAGGAGTGGTGCTGCTGGCAGCGGTGACCTCCCTGCCCGAGTTGTTCTCGGGCATCTCCTCCTCGGCCCTGGTGCGCCAGCCGGATCTGGCTTTGGGAAACATCTACGGGGCCTGTGTGATGAACCTGGTGGTGGTGGCGGTGATCAGCACCTTGCATACCGAGGGCCCGATATCGGCCAGGGTGGGCCGGGAGCAGTCGCTGAGCGCCGCCTTGGGCATAATCGCCGTGGCCCTATCCGGTATCGGCCTGTTCGTCAGCCGGCGGATATTGCCGATATCGCTGTTCGACGTGGGCCTGTTCTCCTTCGCCATATTCATATTCTATCTGGTGGCCCAGCAGATGATATTCCGGCACGAGAAAGAGAATCCCAGCCAGCGGGGTGAGGTCCAGTATTCACATATCACCCTGAGAGGGGCGGTGATCCGGTTCTGCCTGGCGGCGGCTGTGATCGTGGCCGCCGGACTGTATCTGCCGATGGTGGCTGATGAACTGGCCGGGGTCATGGGCTGGGGCCGGTCTTTCGTAGGCACCGTATTCATGTCGCTGGCCACCACCAGCCCGGAACTGGTGGTCTCCATCAGCGCCCTCCGGATGGGCCAGGCCGGAATGGCCCTGGGTAACCTCTTCGGCAGCTGCATATTCAACATCAGCCTGATCTTCATTGATGACATCTTCTATCATGGTGCAATAATGGCCGATGCTTCTCCCACCCACATATTCACCGCCTTCCTGACGCTGGCCATGATGGGAGTGGCCCTGACCGGACTGCTGTTTCCAGCCAAGAGAAAGGGGCTGATCAAGGTGGGCTGGGATGCGGCGGTTATTTTCGGCCTGTACCTTTTGGGGATATATGTTATCTTCAAGATGGGCCTGACCCTGGGTTGA
- a CDS encoding cation:proton antiporter: MERYISDISVIVVFSAVLSWLAIISRQPLIIGYLVCGALIGPWGFKLVKDVSFVNAVSQLGIILLLFHAGLVLHPRRLKQLFRPAVLITLGQSLLVWAGAFLLSLLFGYSLKSGIIIGLTMIFSSTILVVKLIPTTTLHHQRMGAFAIAILIAQDIIAVGFLALISGTGHPLWLLVKGLVLAAAALAFEHFLLRKIMSRVQHFHEVLFLMALGWGLGLALAAHLIGFSPEAAAFIAGVALAREPLALFLSEGLKQFRDFFLVFFFFVLGAQFNFAQSLSIIIPALMLSLAVMAIKIFSFETLFRLAGETKKFSREAGVRFSQSSEFALIIAAALFGLGHIDGRAWQTIQIVTIFTMVISSYLVVFIYPTPLGAEGLQKV, encoded by the coding sequence ATGGAAAGATACATCAGCGACATAAGCGTGATAGTGGTGTTTTCGGCGGTGCTGTCGTGGCTGGCGATAATCTCCCGGCAGCCGCTGATCATAGGCTATCTGGTCTGCGGTGCCCTGATCGGCCCCTGGGGCTTTAAACTGGTGAAGGACGTAAGCTTTGTCAACGCAGTCTCCCAGCTGGGGATAATCCTGCTGTTATTCCATGCCGGACTGGTCCTGCATCCCCGGCGCCTGAAACAACTGTTCAGGCCGGCGGTCCTGATAACCCTGGGACAGAGCCTGCTGGTATGGGCTGGGGCGTTTTTATTGTCCCTGCTTTTCGGCTACAGCCTGAAGTCCGGAATCATCATCGGTCTGACCATGATCTTCAGCAGCACCATTCTGGTGGTCAAACTGATCCCCACCACCACCCTGCACCACCAACGGATGGGGGCCTTCGCCATCGCCATCCTGATCGCCCAGGATATCATTGCGGTCGGCTTTCTGGCGCTGATCAGCGGCACCGGCCATCCTCTGTGGCTTTTGGTGAAGGGGCTGGTTCTGGCGGCGGCGGCCCTGGCTTTTGAACACTTTCTGCTGCGAAAAATAATGAGCCGGGTCCAGCACTTTCATGAGGTTCTTTTCCTGATGGCCCTGGGATGGGGTTTGGGGCTGGCCCTGGCCGCGCACCTGATAGGATTCTCCCCGGAGGCGGCGGCCTTCATCGCCGGGGTGGCCCTGGCCAGGGAACCGCTGGCTCTGTTCCTTTCCGAGGGGCTAAAGCAGTTCCGGGACTTTTTCCTGGTCTTCTTTTTCTTCGTACTGGGCGCCCAGTTCAATTTTGCCCAATCCCTTTCCATAATAATTCCGGCCCTGATGCTGTCCCTGGCGGTAATGGCCATCAAAATATTCAGCTTTGAAACACTCTTCCGGCTGGCGGGGGAGACGAAAAAATTTTCCCGGGAGGCCGGCGTCAGGTTCTCACAGTCCAGCGAGTTCGCCCTGATCATCGCCGCCGCACTGTTCGGGTTGGGCCATATAGACGGCAGGGCCTGGCAGACGATACAGATTGTGACCATCTTCACCATGGTCATTTCCTCCTACCTGGTGGTCTTCATCTATCCTACGCCGCTGGGTGCGGAGGGTTTGCAGAAAGTGTGA